ACCCCGCTGCACGAGACGTGGGAGAAGCGCAAGGACGTCAGCCGTGACCTCTACCGCTGCGCCAAGACCCTGAGCGTGTAAGCGGCAACGGGCAGAGGGCAGGGAGCCGATCGGCCCTCTGCCCTCTGCGCTGTGTGGAGGTTCAGTCGCGTTCGACGTTGCGCAGGAACGCGGGGATGTCGTAGTCCTTGGGATCGTAGCCGCCGCCGTGGCCGCCGCCCCGCACGGGCTTGACGAAGGTCTCGACGCTGGGGCCGCGCAGGCCCGACGCGATGCCGATGGTCGTGTCGTTAAAGCCGGTGGCGATCACGGTCACGCGCACCTCGTCGCCGGCGGCCTCGTCGGGCGTGATACCGAACAGGATGTCCGGGTCATCGAAGCCGGTCGCCTCGCGGATCTTCTCGACGATCTCGTTCGCGTCGGTCATCGACAGGTCGTAGCCGCCGGTGACGTTCACCAGGATGCGCCGCGCGCCGTCGATGCCACGTTCGAGCAGCGGCGAGTGGATGGCACTCATCGCGGCCTCCTCGGCCACCTTCTCGCCGCGCCCGGCGCCGATGCCCATCAGAACGGTGCCGGAGTTGGCGAGCAGGTTGCGGACGTCCGCGAAGTCCAGGTTGATCATGCCGTCGACGTTGATGACGTCGCTGATGCCCTTGACGCCGTAGTACAGCACCCGGTCGGCAATGAGAAAGGCCTCTCGGAAGGAGACCTTCTTGTCCACGGCGGTCAGCAGCTTCTCGTTGTTCACGACGATCATGCCGTCCACACGGTCCGCGAGCTTGCTGATGCCTTCCTCGGCCACGCGCTGGCGCTTGGGACCCTCGAAGCGGAAGGGCCGCGTCACGATGGCGACGGTCAGGACGCCCATCTCGCGGGCGATCTCGGCGACCACGGGGGCGCTGCCGGTGCCGGTGCCGCCGCCCATGCCGGCGGTGATGAACAGCATGTCGGTGCCGTCCAGGTACTCCTTGATGCGCTCGCGGTCTTCCAGGGCGGCCTTCTCGCCCACCTCGGGATCGGCCCCGGCCCCCAGGCCGCGGGTCAGGCGGTCGCCGAGCTGGATGCGGATCTCGGCGTGGCTCTTGGCCAG
This region of Deinococcus metalli genomic DNA includes:
- the ftsZ gene encoding cell division protein FtsZ codes for the protein MQAARIRVIGLGGAGNNAVNRMIESGLEGVEFIAGNTDAQVLAKSHAEIRIQLGDRLTRGLGAGADPEVGEKAALEDRERIKEYLDGTDMLFITAGMGGGTGTGSAPVVAEIAREMGVLTVAIVTRPFRFEGPKRQRVAEEGISKLADRVDGMIVVNNEKLLTAVDKKVSFREAFLIADRVLYYGVKGISDVINVDGMINLDFADVRNLLANSGTVLMGIGAGRGEKVAEEAAMSAIHSPLLERGIDGARRILVNVTGGYDLSMTDANEIVEKIREATGFDDPDILFGITPDEAAGDEVRVTVIATGFNDTTIGIASGLRGPSVETFVKPVRGGGHGGGYDPKDYDIPAFLRNVERD